The stretch of DNA ATCATAATATGTTGCAAGTACTCCTTTTGATTTCTATATTTATTAATATAGAATAAAAAGATATGAATTCTAACTTTTTAAAATTCATATCTTTAAAATACTAATTTTTATCAGTTTCTATATCAAATATTATTGGTTTAGATAAAGTTGAATATCCTTCTGGAGCTTTTATTTCTATTAATTCATATTTACCTTCTGGTAATATAATCTTTACTTTACCTTCTTCTGCTGTAGTAATATTAGTAATAAAAACTTTAGAATTATTACTTATATTGTATATAGAAAATTCTGCTCCATTTAAAAGTTTATTATGATTATTTTTATCTATCTTTTTAATATCTACTTCATACCCTTTATAGTTTTCAATATTCCCCAAGTTTAAAGTTCGTCCTATATCACTAGCTGTAATAGTAATTTTTACAATACTTTTATTAAGAATATATCCCTTAGGTGCTTCTTCTTCTTGAAGATAATATATCCCTGGACTATTTATACTGGATTCAATTACACCATTTTCATTACTTATTATAGTTTTTATTATCTTATTATTATTATCTTCAAGATTAAATGTGGCTCCTTCTAAAGAAGCTAAACTATTACCATCTACTTTAATCGCTTGAAATGCATAACCTTTTTTAACTGATACTGTATTACTTTTATTATTATTTACTGTAACTAAATTTTTTATGGTAGTCCCACAAGGTACTTTAATAAAATCTGTAGTTATAGTAATTGAGAAATTCTCTCCATAAGCTATAGCCCCTAGGCTATTTAAAAAAGTAATACTATTGTTAATTATCTTATAAGTGAAACTTTTAGGTACACTTACAGATACTATATTAACTCTTTGATCTATTTCATCTATGATTTTTATATTATCTATATCAAAATATCCTTGACTTTGAAAATCAAGAGAATATACAACAATTTGGCTGCCATCTTTATTTAAAAATTCTGGTTTTACAGATTTTGTACAAACTAAATTCCCTGTGTTTCTATTGTAACTTGTAATAGCTTCAGTATTATACGCATTAGTATTATAATTAATAACAGCTTGATTTATATAACTTTCTTCTACTTTATTAACTTTAACAGAATAATTTAATAGATAACTTTTATTTATATTCCCAAGATTTAAAATTAGTTTATTATTATTTACAGTTAAAATATCATTAGTTGTTATAGGCGTAAAGGTCCCATTATTCTCTACTTTTAATTCTGCACTATTTGGTACATAAACTACACCCTCTGGCAAAGTATCTTCTATTGTTACTCCAGTTAAAATATTATTATCATTATTTATTTGTAATGAATACTTTATTATATCCCCAGTTTTATTTACTACATATTCATTAACTCCCTTGCTTTTAATAATATTATCTGTTAAAGCTACTTTATTCATAATCTTTTTATTATCATTACTAACTTCTACAACTGCATTTGAATTTATAAATCCTAATCCACCTTGGAAAGATGCTGTATTAATATATTCTTTTTTTTCAATAGTAATCTTACATTGATACTCTATAATATATTCTGAATCTACACTTCCTAACATTACTTGCATAAAGTTGAAAATAAAAAATATCCCACCACTATTTTGTAATTTCTTTGTTACATTTTCTCTATTTCCATTTTTAGAAACTTTATATACTTGTACTGATTTTTGAATTATTTCCATTCCTACAGGAGTTTGGTCATTTATTGAAACAGTATATAAATTTTTAAACTGACAATTTACATATATTGTATAACTAATTATTTGACCTACTGCTGGGCTATTAATTATTTTAACTGGTGTACGACCTTTATCTGGAATAAAGTTTCCAAAAGTTTTTAGATATTG from Clostridium chauvoei encodes:
- a CDS encoding MSCRAMM family protein, whose protein sequence is MCTKDKNELEDFINFEDSKSIQYLKTFGNFIPDKGRTPVKIINSPAVGQIISYTIYVNCQFKNLYTVSINDQTPVGMEIIQKSVQVYKVSKNGNRENVTKKLQNSGGIFFIFNFMQVMLGSVDSEYIIEYQCKITIEKKEYINTASFQGGLGFINSNAVVEVSNDNKKIMNKVALTDNIIKSKGVNEYVVNKTGDIIKYSLQINNDNNILTGVTIEDTLPEGVVYVPNSAELKVENNGTFTPITTNDILTVNNNKLILNLGNINKSYLLNYSVKVNKVEESYINQAVINYNTNAYNTEAITSYNRNTGNLVCTKSVKPEFLNKDGSQIVVYSLDFQSQGYFDIDNIKIIDEIDQRVNIVSVSVPKSFTYKIINNSITFLNSLGAIAYGENFSITITTDFIKVPCGTTIKNLVTVNNNKSNTVSVKKGYAFQAIKVDGNSLASLEGATFNLEDNNNKIIKTIISNENGVIESSINSPGIYYLQEEEAPKGYILNKSIVKITITASDIGRTLNLGNIENYKGYEVDIKKIDKNNHNKLLNGAEFSIYNISNNSKVFITNITTAEEGKVKIILPEGKYELIEIKAPEGYSTLSKPIIFDIETDKN